Within the Sulfurospirillum barnesii SES-3 genome, the region CTGTTGTCTCTACGCTACCGCACCCTTTGTTCAGGCTTCTTTTCTCCAAAAGGCTTATGAAAAACTTTTTACATGTACCGCGCTTTATTGCTTTAGTGCAACCCGTTTTTCCTTCCCCATTCAGCGAGCCATCCGCCTCACCCATGATGATAGGGTTGAAATGTTTTCTCCTGAAAATTTTGCCATTCGGAGTCAGGATTTAAAAGAGGCGTACCACGATGCAGGGCAATTTTATTGGGGAAAGCCAGAAGCATGGTTAGAGAATAAAACCATCTTTGCACCCCATTCAACAGCTTTTTTACTACCTCCTCACCTCGTGCAAGACATCGACACGCCTGAAGATTGGATAAGGGCGGAACTCATGTATAAGATAGTTCATGAAAATACTCATCAGGGCTGATAGTTCAAGCACCATAGGACTTGGGCACATCATGAGAGACCTTGTCCTTGCCAAAGAATTTGAGGGTGAAGTCATTTTTGCGTGCCAAGCGCTAGAGGGCAATATTATTGACCAAATTCCCTACGAGGTTAAACGCCTCACGTCTAACGATGCGGGCGAACTTATCGCACTGATTCACGCTTTACATGTAACGCTTTTAGTCATCGACCATTACGGCATTGACGTCTCTTTCGAGCGAAAAATCAAAGAGGCAATGGGGGTGAAGATTTTAAGCGTTGATGACACCTATGAGAGCCATCACTGCGATATTCTCCTCAACCCAAACCTTTATGCGGACGCTTCACGCTACGAGGGGCTTGTTCCAAAAGGGTGCGAACTTCGTTGTGGAGTGCCTTTGATACGAGAAGAGTTCCATACAGAAAAAACGATTCAGCGTGAGAAAATCTACGATGTGTGCATTGCGATGGGGGGAAGTGACGCAAGCAATCTAACGCAAACCATTTTACAAACCTTACCCAAAGACAAACGCATTGCCATTCTCACAACCACTGCCAATGCACATCTTGAAGCGTTGAAATCTTTTGTGGCAGATACGCCTAACATCGCTTTACATGTAAACTCAAAAGAAGTAGCTAAACTTTTGCACCAAAGCCATTGTGTCATTACAACACCTAGCGTGATGGTGCATGAGGTGCTCTTTATGGAAGTGCCTTTTATTGCCATTCAAACAGCCCAAAATCAAGAAGCAATGTTTCAGTATCTTCACCAAAAGGGCTATCTTGTGTTAAAGGAGTGGAATGAGCACGCATTTATGCGACTTTACAACGCTAAGTAACACCCAAAAAGCAATGATTTTAACATGGCGCAACCACGAAAAGGTAAGAGCCTTTATGTACCATGTGCAGATGATTTCACTTGAAGAACACCTACTTTTTATAGAGAGTTTAAAAAAATCTCTGGATAAACGCTATTTTTTGGTGCAACACAAAGGTGTGGATATAGGCGTGATTGATTTTACGCATATCACACAACAATGCGCAACCATAGGACTTTACGCCAATCCCACACTTTCTCGCAAAGGAATAGGCAAAGAGTTGATGAATGCCATCATCACCTATGGATTTGAAGCCTTACATGTAAAAAAACTCTGTGCGGAACTCTTTGCGTTTAATACCAAAGCCAAAGCACTGTATGAAGCCTTTGGCTTTTGCGAGACAGCACGAAAAACAATAAATAAACACGAGATTATTTGTATGGAGTTAGACAATGAACATCGCTCATTTTGATTTAAACAGCCCTCACACGTTTATTATCGCTGAACTCTCCGCCAATCATGGGCAGAGTTTGGACATTGCCAAACAAACGATACGTGCTGCCAAAAAAGCAGGAGCGGACGCTATCAAGCTTCAAACCTATACCGCCGATACACTCACCATCAACTGCGATAAAGAAGACTTTGTGGTGAAAGGCGGAACACTCTGGGATAACAAAACCTTGTATGCACTCTATGAAGAAGCCTACACCCCATGGGAATGGCACGAGGCACTGTTTGCGTGTGCTAAAGAAGAGGGATTGCTCTGTTTTTCAACTCCCTTTGATAAACGTGCGGTGGACTTTTTAGAATCATTTAACCCACCTGCCTACAAAATTGCTAGCTTTGAAATTACAGATTACGCCCTCGTGCGCTACGTCGCCTCTAAAAAACGCCCCATTATTATCTCCACGGGCATTGCCACACTGGAAGAAATCGAAGATGTCGTACGCATCTGCAAGGAAGAGGGAAATGAGGAGATTGTTTTACTTCAATGCACGTCATCCTATCCTGCTCCTTTAGAGGATGCCAATCTTCTGATGATTCCTGAGTTACAAAAGCGTTTTGGAGTCATTGCGGGATTTTCAGACCACACCTTAGGTCTCACCGCCCCTGTCATGGCAGTAGCCCTTGGAGCAAAAGTGATTGAAAAACATTTTATCTTAGATAAAAGCATTGGTGGAGCCGATGCCTCTTTTTCACTTGATGTGGAAGCGTTTTCAGCAATGGTGCACGCCGTGCGTGAAGCAGAAAAATTACGAGGGGAAGTTTCTTACCCAAACGAGCCAAACACCATTAAAGGACGACAGTTTTCCAGAAGCCTCTATGTCACCAAAGCCATTCAAAAAGGCGAAGTTTTTACAGAAGAGAACATTCGCTCCATTCGCCCAGGGTATGGACTGCATCCAAAATATCTAGGAGAGATTTTAGGCAAACGTGCCTCCAAAAACCTAAGCAAAGGGGAGAGGGCTACCAAAGAGATGTTAGACTAGTCTAAAATAGCCTCCACTATGGCTTCCACATCCACTACCATAGCACCGAAAACTTCTTTGGCTCTTTCATCGTAACGCTTGCTCATCATACGTCCCACCGCTTCAAGCAATTCCTCTTTGGTATTGACCCACTCCATCAACCCTTGGTCGATTTGGTATTTGTCATAGTGGCTGATAAAACTGCGTGTAGAGATGGTAGGCGTTCCAAAATAGCATGCCTCGGTATTGAGCGTTCCTCCTCCTCCGATAAACAAATCCGCATAGGCTAAAAGATGCTGAATGACCACTTTTTCTTCTAACACGCTCACAAAAGGAAATTGCTCTTTAAGATAACGGCTCTCGTAACGAGGAATAATGACAATATTTGCCCCTGTTTGTGTAGCAATCTCTTGCATCGCATCGTACAAAATGGGGTAGTGTTTATCCACATAACTCGCTTTATATTCTTCTTCACGAATCACAATTAACGGTTTTTTCAAATCCAAACCATACGGCTTTAAAATCGCTTCAACGCTTTTCATGTCAGGCTTAAACGCTTTGAGCCAAATGACAGGGTCGATAAATCCGTAAGAGAAAATCTGCTCATCATCGAGTGAAAAACGGCGAAAAATATCATCAGGCACGACAAAAGGTTTAATGACACGATTGGAAAGTGGCAAGGTTAAGCGTGCTTGAGGAAGCGCTTTTTTGAAGTTTTCTTTATGGTCGGAGAGGGGAATATCGTAAAAATTAATCACAGGAATGCCCAGTCCAAACGCCACACGATTGGCATCCACCGAACACAGACAGACCAAACGGTCGATGTTGTAGAGGCTCACAAATTCCATTAACGCCTTTTGACGTTCAATAGAAGCGTGCAATTTATCCCGCAAACACGCCCCACCAAACTCACCACGATTGGTAAAAGGGATGTTGTGTAACCGTAACAATTCCACAACTTCACTGTACCCTTCCCCTTCACGTGCCGTAATGAGTGTCTTACGCCCTTTGTTTTCAATCTGCTTGATAATGGGAATAAAAAAAAGTACCGATTTTGGAGTCACCAAATCAAACCAAATCATTCATCTCTCCTTTAACGAAGCATATTCCTAGTTTTTTCATATCAACACACGATTCAAAAAAAGAGTCTTTACAAATCTTCTCCCATGCCTCTTTCATGCCCTCGGACCACGAAATATCATCAAAAACCACCACCGCTTTTGAACTCAAATAAGGTTTGAGCATCTCCAAATAGCGCACCGTTGCCTCTTTATCATGGTGACCATCGATAAACGCCAAATCAATCTGCAAAGGCGCTTTTAAAAGGGTCGGTAAAACATCTTGAAAACGCCCAATATACTGCGTGATGTTTTTGCACCCTGCTTCGTCTATGTTCTCTTTTGCCAAAGTGGCAACAGTGGGATCACCTTCAATGGTATAAATATGTGAATCACAGCATGCTTTTGCCATATAAATCGCTGAAAAACCACAACATGTTCCAAGCTCTAAAACCTTTTTGGGACGATGCTTTTGTACCAAAGAATAAAGCTCCTGTGCCCATTCACCTTTTAAGCCAATGGATGAAAGTTGCGCGATGGTAGTCTCTTTTGGAACCCCTTGATACATCTGCTCAGGACTTCGTGTCGCCTCAGGATCTCCTGCACCATAATCCACAAGAGCAATGAGCGCATCTTGTGCTTTTCGCTTCGTCCGAATGGCTTCAATGGCTTCAAAAATTGTATGGTCATGAGATGTAAATAGCATGCTTATCCTTATAAATAAAACTGATTATACCATCTGCAAAAGAGATACAGTGACCAAACATGCTGTTTGAAGCGTCCCTCTTTGCCTTCGTGGTACAAGAATGTCACAAATGAAGCATCAAATAGACCGCTGTGATGGCTTACATGTAACATTAATTTTAAAATTTCATCGCCATATTCAGCATACAACCACTCAATAAACGGAGAGCTAAACCCTTTTTTCTTACGCTCAATAATAGAAGAGGGGATATACTTTTGGGCAATCTGTTTGAGAAGGTATTTGTTGGTATCGCCCGCTCGTAAAGAAGGAGGCAACGCAAGACAATAATCCATCAAACGATAATCCAAAAAGGGTGCTCGAAGCTCTAAAGAGTGCGCCATGGACATACGGTCAATCTTGCTCATCAATACCTCAGCAACCCAAATCTTAAAATCAATCGTACTCATCCATAAAAACGGATTCTTATCAATGGCAACGCTTGTGCGTACATCCTTCGTTTCTTCACCACACAGTGCATCAAACTGGCGTTTTGTAAAGGTTTCGCCTCCACTGTAAAAGGGATGCTCATTGGCACTAATGCGCCTTAAAGACTCCCAATTGCGAGACCAATTAGGATTACGTTCTAAGTAGTTTTTTAAGAGCATCTTGCTCGGCGCTGAGAGCTCTGAATGCATCTGATAATATTTTGCCATCTCAAAGTAGTTGTCATACCCTAAAAATATCTCATCGCTTCCCTCACCACTGAGGCAGACTTTAATACCTGATTGATGCACCATTCTGGATAGCAAATACGTCGGCATACACGCTGTATCGCCCATAGGTTCATCCAAATGTGCAAGCGTGTTTTCAATGGTATCAATGTATGTTCGCTTATTGATACGAAGTTCATGATGCTGTGAACCAATGTAAACGGATGCCTCTTTGGCTTGCGTTAGCTCATCATAATGCAAATGCTCATCATACCCAATGGAGAAGGTATTGATTTTTTTGCCTGAGGCTTTGGCATAAATAGCACTCACCAGCGAAGAATCAATGCCTCCTGAAAGCAATGAAGCCACCTCAACATCACCCACTAAACGTTTTTGTACAGAGTCTAAAAGCAATGCTTCTATGTTTTCGAGGGCTTCCTTTTCGCTTACATGTAAAAGCGCTTTTTCTCCAACCTCGTAATACCGTTTACATGTAAAAGTTCCTTTTGAAAAGGTTGCATACATGCCCGCTTCAAGCTTATGAATTCCCTCAAAAAATGTATAGGGTGGCACGGTACTTTGAAAAGCAAAATAGTCTCTAAACCCTTCTTTATTCATCGCAGGTGTTGTTCCTAAAAGCTCTAAAACCGCCTTTATTTCACTTGCGACTATTAAACCTTTGCTCTGACTAAAGTACAAAGGTTTCTTTCCAAAGCGGTCTCGTGCCATAAAAAGCTCATCGTTGAGCCTGTCGTAAAGGCAAAAAGCAAACATACCATTGAGATGTGAGAGCATCGCATGACCCAATGTTTCATAAAGTTTAATGAGCACTTCCGTGTCGCTGGTGGTTTTACATGTAAGCGCATACTCACGTTTAAGTTCTTCAAAATTATAAATCTCTCCATTAAACACCAAAGCATACCGCTCGTCCACCATCGGCTGATTTGATCGCTCATCAAGGTCTATAATAGCAAGCCTTGTATGCCCCATAAGAACATCTTTTTCCCCCCATATTCCCATTGCATCAGGTCCACGGTGGGAGAGTTTACACAGCGCTTTTTCAAAGGTTTTTTTGTTATGATTGCCAATGGCTGTTAAAATTCCACACACAATTGATCTTCCTTTTTCACAACAGTTTCTATAAGCTCTCTCCAACGCTTTTGACACATCTCTTGAGAATACTTTTGAATACTACATTGGGCATTTTTTTGCAATGTTTCTCTGAATATCGGCTCTTTTTCCAAGCGAACTAAAGCCTTTGAAAGCTCTTTTATATCGCCTTTTTCTACAAATAAAACAGCCTCTTTGCCATCAAATTCTCTCCATGATGGCTCAAACTTGTACGCCACAACAGCACACCCAAGGCTTAATGCCTCAAGTAAAGCATTTGGCATTCCCTCATAGTACGATGAAAAAATAAATCCCTTACATTTTCGCATATATTGATAAGGATTTTCGTCAAATCCCATAAAAAAAATACGCTTTTGCAAACCGTAGTTACCAACCAACGCTTCTACCTTAGCTCTGTCTTTTCCATCCCCCACAAACACCAGTGCGCTTTGAAGCTCTTTTGCCACACTTCTGTATGCCTCTACGACTTCATGTTGTGCTTTTTGAGCGGTATCGAACCGTCCTACATGTAAAAAGAATTCGTCATTTAATGCACACGCTTCTTGTGAGAGTGTTTGAAGTTTTTTAAGCTCTATTCCGTTCGCAATTGTTCTAGCACGTATTCCAAGTTTTGCCAACTCCTCTTTGACGCCATCACTGACCGATACCACACATTCAGCTTTTGGGTAGAGCTTTTGCATAGTTGTTTTATAAAAAGAAGAGGGCAAAAGATGAATCAAGCGATTTTTATAGCCATGCTCTAAACTCACCCGTGAAGAGACAATGGCTTTCATTCCTTTTTTAAGAGCGTTAAGTGTGCAAAGGTTATTATAATCCTCAAAGGAAACCACAATATCAAATACATGACTTTCAAAAAGGTGTGTAAGGTCTTTACTTCTCGCATCAAAAAGCGCTTTGCCTATGTTTTGAAGTTCCTCTTCTGTTTTATTGTCCAGTTCCAAAGCATGGTGTAAAAGCGTATAGACAGTTATTTTAGAATCTAAATGGTATGAAAAAGGTTTATCTTCGAATAAAATAAGAGTGACCTTATGGGTTGAAGAGAGTGCATTTGCAAGCAATGAAACATTTTTTTGAACACCCCCCAAGCAGAGATTATGCGTTATGATTGCTATATTTTTCATGCTTTCTTTCTAGCTATCACAAAAAAATTTGGCGAAAAATGTTTCGCAGGAATAAGATCTAAAATCAACCCAAAAACATTATTACATGTAAAGATAATTAAGATAAAAGGTAGCAACACGCTATTGCGAAGAGAGCGTATGCAGGCTAGTTTTTCCCAGATAAAACCATTGATGATAGAAAAAAGAGTCGTTCCAAGATAGCCTTGATAATGCCACTCAAGAACTTCTAATTCATACTTTTGCAAAAGCATTTTTAAGCCATATTCGCTAAAACGATGATAATCATAGGGTGTTGCATGTGCCTGATAGATAAAAGGAACGGAGAGCAACATAACACCCTCTTTTTTCATAACTCTCACCGCTTCACTCAAAGCCTTTTCATAATCAAACACATGTTCTAGCACTTGCGTTAAAACAACCGTATCTATGCTTTCATTATCAAAAGGGAGCAACGTGGCTTCTGCCATCACAAAATCTGTGTGTGAGTCTTTAAACATATGGCTATGTGTTTTTTCACTATCAGTAATGATGTAATTTTTGCAATGTGGTTCAAGGTAGCGCTTGTAGGGTGCTTTACCAGCGCCAATGTCCAAGCAAATCCCCGTAGCATACTCTTTTGCTTTGTGCATCGAGTGCTTCATTTGCCTCCAATTAAGATAAAAGCCATCGGTAATGTACACATCTGGCGCTTTATTTGCCCCTGTAAGAAAAGGAATAATTTTATAAGAGAAAAAGTTGCAAGTTTTTTTCCAAAATTCCACTATTACTCTCCCAAATTTCGATCAAATATAAAAAGTTCATTCCATCTTGATGATTCAAATCGATAAATATTTTTACCAGAAGCTATAAAGTTTTTAAAAGCCTCGGCTGTATAGATTCGGGTAAAATCTTTTTCACTCCAACCACTAGTTTTTAGTTTTTGTGCCATAGATTCTTCGTGATCTTTTGAACCAATTAAAATATGTTCTATATTCATACTTTTGGTCTCACTGAGTGATATTATTGGTAAGTTATAAAAAGTTTTTTGCATAGAAAAATCATCCACAAATGCTACTATATTTTTTTCTAAACCGTATTGCTTTGCCATACAAAAAATATCTAAACTTTGAAAACCTGTACCATAAATAGCTATTTTGGAATTAAACACAGGAGTATAATGTCTTAAATATTCTAAAATATAATAAGGAATGCTCTTTTCCAAAGAAAGATTTTTTGTATCAAGAATTTGTTTACCACCCTTTTTTTGTGCAAAAAAAATACTGCCAATCACACAAAAATTTTCAAAATTATCATCTTCAACAATACTTTCATGAACAGCTTTCATAATACCTGCGATTTCTGGATTTCCGCTTCCATAATCATGTACAGCTATCATTCCTCCATCTGAAAGAAATCCTTTATATCTTTCTATATCACTTTTACAACCATTGTAAGTATGTTCTCCGTCTATCCATAAAAGTCCTATTGGAAGATTTTTATTTTCACCTTTCCAATCAAATGTTTTGGAGTCTTGAACAAAACATTTGATTTTTTTGATCACTTCATATTTTTTAGCATAATAATCATAAAGAGGGTTGTGTAGAATATCTAAAGAAACCAGCACAGAAAGATTGTGTTTTTCTTGATTTCCAAGTGCTAGAGCAAGAGTAGATCCACCACTATTTCGCCCAATTTCAAAGATTGATTCATGATGACTAACACGCTTTGCAAGTTCAAACAAAAATCTTCTTTCAATATTTTGCATCATCATGCTAAATGGAAGTTTTGCAACACTAAGATTTCCATCGTACAAAGAATATATAATAGGATTAAGCTGATTCGTTACTTCATCATACCAATAGACCATTTTAGGACACACTTGATTGATGTATTCTACATCTGCAAGTGTATTAGGAGTGATTCCAAAAAATATAATATTTTCAAAAGAATGGCAATTATTATCCATCAAATCTTTTCTTTTAATCATTAAAACATTACTTTTAACAAACATATTGT harbors:
- the pseI gene encoding pseudaminic acid synthase, whose amino-acid sequence is MNIAHFDLNSPHTFIIAELSANHGQSLDIAKQTIRAAKKAGADAIKLQTYTADTLTINCDKEDFVVKGGTLWDNKTLYALYEEAYTPWEWHEALFACAKEEGLLCFSTPFDKRAVDFLESFNPPAYKIASFEITDYALVRYVASKKRPIIISTGIATLEEIEDVVRICKEEGNEEIVLLQCTSSYPAPLEDANLLMIPELQKRFGVIAGFSDHTLGLTAPVMAVALGAKVIEKHFILDKSIGGADASFSLDVEAFSAMVHAVREAEKLRGEVSYPNEPNTIKGRQFSRSLYVTKAIQKGEVFTEENIRSIRPGYGLHPKYLGEILGKRASKNLSKGERATKEMLD
- the pseF gene encoding pseudaminic acid cytidylyltransferase, producing MNIAIIPARGGSKRIPRKNIKEFCGKPIITYSIETAQKSGLFDKIIVSTDDEAIADVARFYGAEVPFMRPRELSDDYTPTIPVIAHAIQNSGIYTNGIKAVCCLYATAPFVQASFLQKAYEKLFTCTALYCFSATRFSFPIQRAIRLTHDDRVEMFSPENFAIRSQDLKEAYHDAGQFYWGKPEAWLENKTIFAPHSTAFLLPPHLVQDIDTPEDWIRAELMYKIVHENTHQG
- a CDS encoding DUF354 domain-containing protein, with protein sequence MIWFDLVTPKSVLFFIPIIKQIENKGRKTLITAREGEGYSEVVELLRLHNIPFTNRGEFGGACLRDKLHASIERQKALMEFVSLYNIDRLVCLCSVDANRVAFGLGIPVINFYDIPLSDHKENFKKALPQARLTLPLSNRVIKPFVVPDDIFRRFSLDDEQIFSYGFIDPVIWLKAFKPDMKSVEAILKPYGLDLKKPLIVIREEEYKASYVDKHYPILYDAMQEIATQTGANIVIIPRYESRYLKEQFPFVSVLEEKVVIQHLLAYADLFIGGGGTLNTEACYFGTPTISTRSFISHYDKYQIDQGLMEWVNTKEELLEAVGRMMSKRYDERAKEVFGAMVVDVEAIVEAILD
- a CDS encoding class I SAM-dependent methyltransferase codes for the protein MKHSMHKAKEYATGICLDIGAGKAPYKRYLEPHCKNYIITDSEKTHSHMFKDSHTDFVMAEATLLPFDNESIDTVVLTQVLEHVFDYEKALSEAVRVMKKEGVMLLSVPFIYQAHATPYDYHRFSEYGLKMLLQKYELEVLEWHYQGYLGTTLFSIINGFIWEKLACIRSLRNSVLLPFILIIFTCNNVFGLILDLIPAKHFSPNFFVIARKKA
- the asnB gene encoding asparagine synthase (glutamine-hydrolyzing), which produces MCGILTAIGNHNKKTFEKALCKLSHRGPDAMGIWGEKDVLMGHTRLAIIDLDERSNQPMVDERYALVFNGEIYNFEELKREYALTCKTTSDTEVLIKLYETLGHAMLSHLNGMFAFCLYDRLNDELFMARDRFGKKPLYFSQSKGLIVASEIKAVLELLGTTPAMNKEGFRDYFAFQSTVPPYTFFEGIHKLEAGMYATFSKGTFTCKRYYEVGEKALLHVSEKEALENIEALLLDSVQKRLVGDVEVASLLSGGIDSSLVSAIYAKASGKKINTFSIGYDEHLHYDELTQAKEASVYIGSQHHELRINKRTYIDTIENTLAHLDEPMGDTACMPTYLLSRMVHQSGIKVCLSGEGSDEIFLGYDNYFEMAKYYQMHSELSAPSKMLLKNYLERNPNWSRNWESLRRISANEHPFYSGGETFTKRQFDALCGEETKDVRTSVAIDKNPFLWMSTIDFKIWVAEVLMSKIDRMSMAHSLELRAPFLDYRLMDYCLALPPSLRAGDTNKYLLKQIAQKYIPSSIIERKKKGFSSPFIEWLYAEYGDEILKLMLHVSHHSGLFDASFVTFLYHEGKEGRFKQHVWSLYLFCRWYNQFYL
- the pseG gene encoding UDP-2,4-diacetamido-2,4,6-trideoxy-beta-L-altropyranose hydrolase — protein: MKILIRADSSSTIGLGHIMRDLVLAKEFEGEVIFACQALEGNIIDQIPYEVKRLTSNDAGELIALIHALHVTLLVIDHYGIDVSFERKIKEAMGVKILSVDDTYESHHCDILLNPNLYADASRYEGLVPKGCELRCGVPLIREEFHTEKTIQREKIYDVCIAMGGSDASNLTQTILQTLPKDKRIAILTTTANAHLEALKSFVADTPNIALHVNSKEVAKLLHQSHCVITTPSVMVHEVLFMEVPFIAIQTAQNQEAMFQYLHQKGYLVLKEWNEHAFMRLYNAK
- a CDS encoding glycosyltransferase translates to MKNIAIITHNLCLGGVQKNVSLLANALSSTHKVTLILFEDKPFSYHLDSKITVYTLLHHALELDNKTEEELQNIGKALFDARSKDLTHLFESHVFDIVVSFEDYNNLCTLNALKKGMKAIVSSRVSLEHGYKNRLIHLLPSSFYKTTMQKLYPKAECVVSVSDGVKEELAKLGIRARTIANGIELKKLQTLSQEACALNDEFFLHVGRFDTAQKAQHEVVEAYRSVAKELQSALVFVGDGKDRAKVEALVGNYGLQKRIFFMGFDENPYQYMRKCKGFIFSSYYEGMPNALLEALSLGCAVVAYKFEPSWREFDGKEAVLFVEKGDIKELSKALVRLEKEPIFRETLQKNAQCSIQKYSQEMCQKRWRELIETVVKKEDQLCVEF
- the pseH gene encoding UDP-4-amino-4,6-dideoxy-N-acetyl-beta-L-altrosamine N-acetyltransferase; amino-acid sequence: MSTHLCDFTTLSNTQKAMILTWRNHEKVRAFMYHVQMISLEEHLLFIESLKKSLDKRYFLVQHKGVDIGVIDFTHITQQCATIGLYANPTLSRKGIGKELMNAIITYGFEALHVKKLCAELFAFNTKAKALYEAFGFCETARKTINKHEIICMELDNEHRSF
- a CDS encoding O-methyltransferase, with the translated sequence MLFTSHDHTIFEAIEAIRTKRKAQDALIALVDYGAGDPEATRSPEQMYQGVPKETTIAQLSSIGLKGEWAQELYSLVQKHRPKKVLELGTCCGFSAIYMAKACCDSHIYTIEGDPTVATLAKENIDEAGCKNITQYIGRFQDVLPTLLKAPLQIDLAFIDGHHDKEATVRYLEMLKPYLSSKAVVVFDDISWSEGMKEAWEKICKDSFFESCVDMKKLGICFVKGEMNDLV
- a CDS encoding class I SAM-dependent methyltransferase; translation: MEIKSLLIGNTVVVFDEEIMDKLSDSYNMFVKSNVLMIKRKDLMDNNCHSFENIIFFGITPNTLADVEYINQVCPKMVYWYDEVTNQLNPIIYSLYDGNLSVAKLPFSMMMQNIERRFLFELAKRVSHHESIFEIGRNSGGSTLALALGNQEKHNLSVLVSLDILHNPLYDYYAKKYEVIKKIKCFVQDSKTFDWKGENKNLPIGLLWIDGEHTYNGCKSDIERYKGFLSDGGMIAVHDYGSGNPEIAGIMKAVHESIVEDDNFENFCVIGSIFFAQKKGGKQILDTKNLSLEKSIPYYILEYLRHYTPVFNSKIAIYGTGFQSLDIFCMAKQYGLEKNIVAFVDDFSMQKTFYNLPIISLSETKSMNIEHILIGSKDHEESMAQKLKTSGWSEKDFTRIYTAEAFKNFIASGKNIYRFESSRWNELFIFDRNLGE